One Hermetia illucens chromosome 4, iHerIll2.2.curated.20191125, whole genome shotgun sequence DNA segment encodes these proteins:
- the LOC119654018 gene encoding uncharacterized protein LOC119654018, with protein sequence MDEQQRKNEARKQNLCFNCLRKGHGVNQCPSSGRCRTCSKKHHSLLHNSEITSISKKLTVDAKPFIPTTQALLAGDGTLDQTVLLGTARVDVQSVSGKFVTLRALIDSGSQRSFITESAVQLLGLRRRFSKIHICGVGAGTRLQSRGSVELVIKAKYEDFTTNVPTLVLPTITNLHSSTETPVKLPAGLSVKKLADPQYGTPGRIDILLGADTYNEIVLAGFKRGSPCAVNTRFGWILLGPTSARNNQEGILTFIATEDSTDRLVKRFWEINEIPSEQPVTRDEQAAMEWYQQTTRRDESGRYIVRLPFKQNADPGKTVCNSQQRAYIRFSQLEKRLNNDDDLRNQYVAFMEEYLELGHMVEVPVADKFTKQTYYLPHHAVRKDDNTTTKLRVVFNASQATPTGKSLNDILLVGPNIQNSITHVLMRWRTHRYVIAADIEKMYRQISIHPQDQDYQRILWRSHPSEPIKHFKLTTVTYGTASAPYLAMRTLHQLSDDERMHYPKACRAIKEDFYVDDVLTYQSATKGRV encoded by the coding sequence ATGGACGAGCAACaacggaaaaatgaagcaagaaaACAAAACTTGTGCTTTAACTGCTTGAGGAAGGGACATGGCGTCAACCAATGCCCCTCGAGTGGCAGGTGCCGGACATGTTCGAAGAAGCACCATTCGTTACTACATAACAGTGAAATCACAagcatttcaaaaaaattgacagtCGATGCTAAACCGTTCATCCCGACTACCCAAGCGTTGTTGGCTGGGGATGGAACACTGGATCAAACAGTACTACTCGGAACCGCTCGAGTTGATGTACAAAGCGTTTCGGGCAAATTTGTGACTTTGAGAGCTTTAATAGATTCTGGGTCGCAAAGGAGTTTCATCACGGAATCAGCGGTTCAATTGTTAGGTCTACGAAGGCGATTCTCAAAGATACATATATGCGGAGTCGGAGCAGGTACAAGACTGCAGAGCAGAGGCAGTGTGGAGTTAGTGATCAAGGCAAAGTATGAAGACTTCACAACCAATGTGCCAACTTTAGTACTACCGACCATAACGAACTTGCATTCGTCAACCGAAACCCCAGTCAAGCTACCAGCGGGACTATCAGTCAAAAAATTAGCTGATCCCCAATACGGAACTCCAGGGCGAATCGACATTCTGCTTGGAGCAGACACCTACAACGAGATCGTGTTAGCAGGGTTCAAAAGGGGATCTCCTTGTGCAGTGAATACCAGATTTGGCTGGATTTTACTCGGTCCAACTTCTGCTCGAAACAATCAAGAGGGAATATTGACATTTATCGCTACTGAAGACAGCACGGATAGGCTGGTCAAGAGGTTTTGGGAAATCAACGAGATACCGAGCGAACAGCCGGTAACAAGGGACGAGCAGGCAGCTATGGAATGGTATCAGCAGACCACCAGGAGGGACGAGTCTGGCAGATACATTGTTCGGCTCCCGTTTAAGCAAAATGCGGATCCCGGAAAAACCGTGTGCAACTCGCAGCAAAGGGCGTATATTCGTTTCTCGCAATTGGAAAAACGATTGAACAACGACGATGACTTAAGGAATCAATATGTAGCATTCATGGAGGAATACCTTGAGCTAGGCCACATGGTGGAAGTGCCAGTCGCAGATAAGTTTACAAAACAGACATATTACTTGCCTCACCATGCCGTACGCAAGGATGACAATACCACCACAAAGCTTCGAGTCGTTTTCAATGCGTCTCAAGCAACACCAACAGGCAAGTCACTCAACGATATCTTGCTCGTCGGTCCCAACATTCAGAATAGCATCACTCATGTATTGATGAGATGGAGAACGCATCGATACGTGATAGCAGCTGACATAGAAAAGATGTACCGACAGATAAGTATACATCCTCAGGATCAGGACTATCAACGAATCCTGTGGCGAAGTCATCCATCCGAACCGATTAAACATTTTAAGTTAACAACAGTTACATATGGCACGGCCAGCGCCCCGTACTTGGCGATGCGCACTTTGCATCAGCTATCGGATGACGAAAGGATGCACTATCCAAAAGCGTGTCGAGCCATTAAAGAAGACTTTTATGTGGATGATGTCCTAACTTATCAAAGTGCTACAAAAGGGAGGGTTTAA
- the LOC119654017 gene encoding uncharacterized protein LOC119654017, whose protein sequence is MMQQLWLQYRTWDEPITEELDAKWRNFRSQLPVLQEITIPRWLHCSDTVTIQVHGFCDASEAAYAAVIYVRIEERDGSTTVQLITSKSKVAPLKVQSIPRLELCSAALLCDLMSTTLEAHGWKDVVPYYWTDSMIVLQWLQSPAAKWKVFIANRVSHIHSSSDSKQWRHINSKANPADVASRGIFPNFLKNHVQWWNGPDWLKEHQDKWPKSRFICNKAVTNLEVRQKAACFTTIKAEEKENLTQRFSSFTKLVRVIAYCRRWRSNSHNPFLKSDELRQAETALIRMIQREAFADDISLLNTNKPLAKTSSLIRLTPFLDSDQILRVGGRIQQSAANFDTKHPILLPRGHMANLVIKHYHHLMLHGPAQLVHSTIRTKYWIIDGLTAVKQFGRKCTHCFRMNAKPSQQLMGILPQERVRPGKPFARTGIDYAGPITIKWSNGRGTKTTKAYIVVFVCLSTKAVHLELASDLTAKTCVAAIRRFIARRGMCHTLISDNGTNFVGADKLLRETARKMIEEAQGKLAVNNINWKFIPPGSPHFGGIWEVAVKSMKRHLIKTIGAHLLNVEEMFTLLAQIEACMNSRPLTPLSTDPHDLTALTPGHFLTGEHLFELPDGNTEDNVTKKWQLVQRLKQQFWHRWSLEYLTQLQQRAKWFSENRKINVDDLVLIKCENQPSGRWPLGRIVAVHPGNDGLTRVVTLKTENNIIKRPISKICPLPNNGERAVESTIADIGIHPNRQKRKQESRSGGKTSKMSKLMINLIALLVCVTGAKSNYTIKHPEPGIYVEHLGQVRLIKGQFRLDVNISSEEIMSDLEHTRQIYQNMSNICKEGL, encoded by the coding sequence ATGATGCAGCAGTTGTGGTTACAATACAGAACCTGGGATGAACCAATCACAGAAGAACTTGATGCGAAATGGCGAAACTTCCGTTCCCAGTTGCCGGTTCTTCAGGAAATTACTATTCCAAGGTGGCTACACTGTAGTGATACTGTAACTATTCAAGTCCATGGATTTTGTGACGCCTCAGAAGCAGCATATGCGGCAGTCATCTATGTACGCATTGAGGAACGTGACGGTTCCACAACTGTCCAACTCATAACGTCGAAGTCCAAAGTCGCACCGTTAAAGGTCCAATCGATTCCACGGTTGGAGCTGTGCAGCGCTGCGCTCTTGTGCGACCTGATGTCAACTACGTTAGAAGCCCATGGTTGGAAGGATGTCGTTCCCTATTATTGGACAGATTCGATGATCGTACTACAATGGCTCCAAAGTCCAGCAGCTAAATGGAAAGTGTTTATCGCCAATAGAGTCAGCCACATTCATTCCTCCTCCGATTCCAAACAATGGCGACATATAAATAGCAAAGCAAACCCGGCAGATGTCGCATCCCGTGGAATTTTCcctaactttttaaaaaatcatgTACAGTGGTGGAACGGCCCGGACTGGTTAAAGGAACATCAAGACAAATGGCCGAAATCCAGATTCATATGCAACAAAGCAGTCACCAATTTAGAAGTACGACAAAAGGCAGCATGCTTCACAACTATTAAGgcagaagaaaaggagaatTTAACGCAACGATTCTCATCATTCACGAAACTCGTAAGAGTCATCGCTTACTGCAGAAGATGGAGGTCTAACTCTCACAACCCATTTTTAAAGTCAGATGAGCTCCGACAAGCGGAAACCGCTCTCATTAGGATGATTCAGCGAGAGGCATTTGCAGATGATATCAGTCTACTCAACACCAACAAACCCTTGGCCAAGACTAGTTCGCTGATTAGGTTAACACCGTTCCTCGATTCAGACCAGATCTTGCGGGTTGGTGGAAGGATACAGCAGAGTGCTGCAAATTTCGATACAAAACACCCTATACTACTACCCCGAGGACATATGGCTAATCTGGTCATAAAACATTACCATCATCTAATGCTGCATGGTCCCGCTCAGCTAGTACACTCGACGATTCGTACGAAGTACTGGATCATTGACGGGCTCACGGCCGTGAAACAATTCGGGAGGAAATGTACCCATTGTTTCAGAATGAACGCCAAACCGAGTCAACAACTGATGGGAATACTGCCTCAGGAACGAGTACGACCAGGAAAACCTTTTGCTCGGACAGGAATTGATTACGCTGGGCCAATCACAATTAAATGGAGTAACGGTAGAGGAACCAAGACCACCAAAGCATACATAGTTGTGTTCGTATGTCTATCTACAAAGGCTgtacatcttgagctcgctagCGATCTAACAGCGAAAACATGCGTTGCAGCAATCAGACGGTTCATTGCAAGGAGAGGTATGTGTCACACCTTGATAAGCGACAACGGCACCAATTTTGTAGGGGCTGACAAACTGTTGCGTGAGACGGCACGAAAGATGATTGAGGAAGCGCAAGGAAAATTAGCTGTAAACAACATCAACTGGAAGTTTATTCCACCGGGAAGTCCTCACTTTGGAGGGATCTGGGAGGTAGCAGTCAAAAGTATGAAGCGCCATTTGATCAAAACCATCGGTGCGCACTTGTTAAACGTGGAAGAAATGTTCACGCTGCTAGCACAGATCGAAGCATGTATGAACTCGAGGCCCTTGACACCATTGAGCACTGATCCACATGACCTTACCGCTTTGACTCCTGGACACTTCTTGACGGGGGAACATCTGTTTGAACTGCCGGATGGAAATACAGAAGACAATGTTACAAAAAAGTGGCAACTAGTACAAAGGCTCAAACAACAGTTCTGGCATCGATGGAGTTTGGAGTATTTGACACAGTTGCAGCAACGAGCAAAGTGGTTTAGTGAGAATCGAAAAATAAACGTGGATGATCTAGTCCTCATTAAATGCGAAAATCAACCGTCTGGCCGATGGCCTCTAGGAAGAATTGTGGCAGTTCATCCTGGAAATGATGGACTAACTAGAGTAGTCACGCTGAAGACAGAAAATAACATAATCAAACGACCTATTTCGAAGATTTGTCCTTTGCCAAACAACGGGGAACGTGCAGTAGAGTCAACGATAGCTGACATTGGTATCCACCCAAATCGGCAGAAAAGGAAACAAGAATCCCGGTCTGGGGGAaagacatcaaaaatgtccaaaCTGATGATAAATTTAATCGCTTTATTAGTTTGTGTCACAGGGGCAAAAAGCAACTATACCATCAAGCACCCTGAACCCGGGATATATGTCGAGCATTTGGGTCAGGTCCGACTAATAAAGGGACAATTCCGGTTAGACGTCAATATCTCTAGTGAAGAGATCATGTCTGACCTAGAGCACACTCGACAGATATATCAGAATATGTCCAATATCTGTAAAGAAGGCCTatga